CAAATGTCTTTATTATTTAAGAAGATTTAAAGAAGCTTTTAATATTTTTAATGAAGCTTTAAAATTGAATAATGAAGATTCTGAAATATACTGCTTTATAGGTATATGTTGCTATAAATTTGGCAGTATAGAAGATGCTTTATCTAATTTAAATAAAGCAATAGAATTAAAAACAAAAAATCCTGAAGCTTTCTATTATAGAGCATGTTATTACTATTCAAACAACAAATATATTGATGCTTTAGATGATTTATCAGAGGCTATTAGATTAGATAATAAATATTCTAATGCATATTTAAAAATTGCTGTTATAGCATTAAATAATAATGATGAAAAATATGCTATAGATAATATAAATAACGGTTTCTTATATTATTCAGATGATTGTCAAGTTATAGAAGAACTTATAGATATATTATTCAATGACTTTGATTTGCATAGAGTAACTTTATATCATTTATTAGGTGTTTATGGAAATCATAATGAATCAAATATAATATATTTACTTAATAAAATGATTCTATACTTTTTGAAAATGAGTTATCTAAAAAATTATACTCCTTTATATAATAAAGATTCTAATGATTTGTTTAGTTATAATCGCAGTGATTATGATATAGAATCTAATATAAGTGATAAAATTCAAGAAATAATAGAATCGCTTGATGAAGAAGTATATGAAGACCATGAACTTCTATTTAATATATGCAGATTTTATTTTGTATATTATAAAGAGTACAATGATAAAGAAAGATTTAATAATATAAAAAAGTATTTTGATAAAGCTTTAGATTTATTAGAAAATGATAAAGAAAAAAGCCTTATATATTATTATCTTGGAAATATAGGTTTTTATCAGTATATAGAGGCAGCAGAGTATATAGAAAGAGCATTAAATTTGTATAGTGATAATTCCATTTATAAATGCAGTTTATTAAATATTTTTCAATCTATATTTCCTATGCCTAAAAAATGGAGAGAAAAAATAAAAGAATACTTAAATACTGATAATCTTAGCCATAAAAACTATTTATGCTTTGTTATGGAAATTTTCTTATATAATAGACAATACAAAATTGAAAATATGGAGGATTTAAAAAATATAATTACTTCTTTGCATAATGACTACAGATCTGTAATTGATATTAATATAGATATTGATTATGTTAATTCTAATATAAAATTGTTCGGTGGTAGTAATATTATAGAAAGACATTTTATATTTTCGTATGAAGCTTTATTCATATTATCAAATGAAGACTGTAATACTTATAATATGAAAGTAAAATATTTGATAGAATCTGGAAAATTCTTTTTAAGAATTTCAAAGTACGATGAAAGCATCAAATGTTTTAGTGAAGCATCAGATAATATTGAATGTAGAATAAAAGATTATGAAAAACTTTTGAAAGATATTAAATCTGATGAAAAATATTATCATGGTGTAAAACATAAATATTATGTTGAAATTTTGGAATCTTTATTAAAACAATTAAATGATTATAAGAAGGAGGTAATATATTACTCAGCTATAATTAAATATAAAGATGATAAATATGATGAAGCTTTAAGTCTTTTTCAAAGTATTGATAATTTTCAATACAGCAGCATATATATTTCATTACTCTATTATGAAATTGGAGATAATGAGAAGTATGTTGAAAGTGTAGATAATATTCAGGAAAAAGATTATATTAAATCTTATTTAAAATATTTATACACAAACAACAATGCTTCTAAAGATGAAAGTATACATTTAATAGCTTCTTTTACAAAAATAGCTCAGTTTTTATTAGAGGATAACTTAAAGGAAAAATCTTTAAAATACTATAACTGGGCTTTGATTAAATGCGATGAGTATATAGATAAATTTACAACAAATAGTATTTTTTACTATATGAAAGGAATGATAAAATATTTAATTTTTGAACTTGATATAAATAGAGTAGATATTTTAGAAGAAGCATTTGAGTACTTGAAAAAAGGATATAAATCTGAAGCTCAATTAGAAAGAATATTTACTGAAGCTATTTATAAATATGGATTTATAAAAAATATGTATAGAGAAAAAGCTGACAATATGCTTAGAGAATGTTTATATAAAGAGGCTTTAGAGTTTTATTATAAGGCACTTTATATTAAATATGAAGAAGAGATATTAATGTATATAGGTATATGTCAATGCTCTCTTGAAAATTATGATGAAGGATTGAGATTATTTTCAGAGGCTTTGAAAGTTAATGAAGAATCATATAAAGGCTATATTTATTTGGCTAAGTATCAGTACAACAAATACTGCAAGACAAATGATAATAGTTTAATAGAATCTATACTTTATAATATTGATATAGCATATAGTAAAGCTAGTGATTCAGATAAAAATATATTAGATGAAATAAAGCAGTACTATAAATATGAATTGAATAATTCTGTTTCTAATACTATAGAGTATGTTGAAATGCTATGCAATATATACAGAAATTTAACAGAGTATTATGAAAAAGAAAAGAATATTATAATGTCTGTTTTATTTATAGATATAGATTATCTGCATAAAAAAATTGTATCTCTATGTTCTAATGAAAATTTAGGAAATGAGAGATTTTATTTTTTAGCGGTTATTGACAGCTGCTTTTATTCCTTAACAGGAGAAAAAAGAGATAATGTTATTAATAGTCTTGAAAAATTATTTGAAAATTATAATGGAGAGAATTATATAAAAAATAATATTAATTCTTTAAAAGAAATTAAAGGTTTGCCTTTATATATTATTTGTGAAAATATATTGAATAGAAATTTCAAAGAAGGATTATATGAAAAGACTATTAAAATAGCAGATTCAATTACAGAGCTTATAAAATTAGAATCTATTAATTATAGTTATAATTTTAAAGAATATACAGCAAAGTGTTTATATGAACTTGGAAAATATGATGAGGCATTGAATTACTTTGAAAATTCAAGCAGACCTAGTGATATATATAAATACTTATGCCATATAAGGCTTAATAATTTTTATGATGCTCAGAAAATATTTATTAATGAATTAATTGATTTTAATGAACACTGGCGTGATTATGATTATATAAAAGAAAAATTAAGGGGTATATCAAATGATGGAAACAAAGAACAAAAAGAAGCCGTCGCAAGATTTTTAAAGAAAACTGACACTGTCATTTAATAAGATTTAAATCGTATAACGTATAAAAACCTATTTTTATATACATATTAATAATTAATGGAGGAAAACTATGCTTAATAAATATGATTTTCATGGCAAAAGTGCCAAAGAAACAAAATTGGAATTAATAAGTATATTAGAAACATTAATTAATAATAATTTTTCTAATACTATAGAGCTTGTATTTGGAAGAGGGTTGCACAGTATAGGCAACAAACCAATTTTGAAATACGTTGTTATTAAGGTATTAAAAAAATACAAAAAAATCGGATACATAAAAAAGTATTTTTTAAGAAGGAGAACTTTAGGCGGTTCAATGATAGTTAGATTATGTAATCAGTAACATAATATATATAAAAAATAATTATAAGGAGGAGCAATATGAGTAAAAAATCAAATCATAATGCTGACATTTCAAATGCCAACAAAGGTACATCTGGAACAAACATTACCTATGACAAAAATCAGGGTAACAGAGGTAAACAGATGAACCCTAATCAGAAGAAATAAAATTTATTTCTTCAGGCTGCCTCAAATTATTTATTAGTTTGGGGCGGCTTAAACAATTAGAAATTATTAAAGTTGTGTAAAAAGTTTATATGTAATGATGATTAGGTATAAAGAAAAATTAATATTTATAATAAGGAGATTGTATAATGAACACTTATTTATTTGTTGATTTGCATAGAAAAAGTGCAAGAGAAGCTAAAAACTATTTCATAAATTTATTGAAGATATTATACGGATTAAAAATATTATTTGGTGATAATTTAAGTATTAATATGGAGGTGGTCTTTGGAAGGGGGCTTCATAGTGAAAATAAAATATCTGTTTTGAAATATGTTATTTTAAGACAAGCTAAAAAATATAGAGATTTTGGCTATCAATACAAATTGAATAGAAAAACAGCTAATGGTTCTATGATTATAACTTTTTAATTTTGTACTATAATAAGGTAACTGTAACATGGCAAGAAGAGATGAAAACAACAATATAGATAGAAATGCTAGAAGGGATATAAACGCTTTTGATGTGCATTATTTTATAAAGAATAAAAAATATGCTTTGCCGGAATATTCATTTATTTTGAGAAGCAAAAAGAGATTAATGTCCATAGGAGAATTTTTAAATCTTTTGGAAGAAAACAATATAAAAAATATGAGCATTAATTTACTTAGAGAGTGGGACAATAAAGAGCTTCTTCCTGCATATAGAGTTACGCGTGGAGCAATTAGGACAGAAAGCAGATACTATATAATGGAGCATCTTGATATTGTAAGAGAGATAGTAAAATTAAAAGCTTATGGTCTTGAAATAAGAGAAATAGAAAAGATTATTTTTGAAAATAAGTCTTTTGAAATACTTTTCTTATCAAAATTAATAAAAAATAAAGAGGCATTTACTAAAATGAAATATATTGTAAAGAACATAAAGCATATAGAAGATGAGTTAGTAGGTTCTATATGCAATGAAGTAAAAAATATATTTAATATTAATGATGATGATTTTAAAGAAACTTTTAATGATAAGTATTTAAATAGCATATTAAATGATTATAAAAACAGTGATTTAAATCCTGATGAATCAAGTGTATTATTATTATCTTTAATACTTTTAAGTTTATACAATTCTTATGATAATAATTTTTTTGACAGGAAAAAATTCTCTAAACAGTTTTACAGTATTATAAGTGAGAATAAAACTAATACCTCACCATAGTGATGTATGTAGTTTACATATTGTTTGTATTGATTAAAGTATGAAACTAAATATATTATTTTGTAAAAATTATATGTTTGAATAATATAGGAAAGTATAAATTCCTACTATTATAAAATTTTATTTTAAGGAGATAAAAAGATGAAAAAGTTTATTGTTCTAATGTTTGTTGTGGCATTATTTGCAACTTCCTGTATATCACAACATAGGCACATAGTTGGTAATGGACCTCAAACTGGTGTGAAAGTTGAAAGAAAACAGTGGTATGCTTTATGGGGTTTAGTTCCTGTTGGTTTTGTAGATACTAAAGAATTAGCAGGTGATGCAAAAGATTATGAGATATACACTAGACAAAATGCTGGAGACTTTTTCTTAAATCTTTTAACAGGTATAGTTACTTTCCAAAGTAGAACAGTAACTGTTACTAAGTAAATTTAATTTATATTTAAGGACTATTGTAAAAGTTTTATGATAGTCCTAATTATTAATTTAGGTAAGTATTGATGAAAAGAAACATTTTTTATTTATTATTAATCTTCTTATTATTATTAAGCTGCAATAAAAAAGAGAATATAAATGAAGCTTATAATAATGATACAACAAATTATGCAGATTTATTTTCTAACAAAGAAATTAATTTTAAAAAATTAGAGTTAGGCAGAGATATTTCTACTAATGAAAGATATTTTATTACAAATGCTTCTGTAAGTTTTATTCCTCCAATAAACTCTATTAAATTGACAGATAAAGAGAGAGATGATATAATTTCCAAAACAGGTTATGGAAAAGGTTATTTTGATGTTGATAGTATGTTTATAGACGAGAAAGTAAAAATAACATGTTTAGCAGGATATACTAAAAAAGATGCAAATAATCTCAATTCTTTAATTTCTTTTATAAGAAAGATGGATAATGGAGATAATTTTACAGAAGAATATTATACTATTAATGGTATAAAAAATATTCAGTTTAAAATTAATATGAACAATGCTACTAGCATACTTTATACAATCTTTGAATCTAATAATGGATATTATTTTATATTAAATTACACATTTCCTGTTTCCTATTTGGAAGATTCTTTAATTAGGATAGCAAATTCTCTAAATAGTGTTAATTTCAATTTTTAAGAGTTATATTTTTTATGAGATTAAAATTCTTTTTTTTAATATTTTTATTTCTTTCATTATCTTTGTATTCACAAAATAATGAAGTCATGGATTCTAATACAAAGGAAGTAAAATCTAAATGGTTATTTAATCCTTTTAGACTTTATGATACTGATAAATATTTATATGGGTGGTTGGATCCTTATGTTTATAATAGTAAATATTGGATAGGGGATATATTTAATATAGAAACTATGTATAGCAATCCTAATTACAATTTTAACAATATGGCTTTTTTTCATCAGCCTACTTTAGGGTCAGAGATTACTCCAATATGTTTTAATTATCAAGATAAACATAGATTCAAGATAGGTGTTGGTTTTCTCACTCAGTTTTTTTTATCTGTTTATAAACCTAATAGCAGTGTTTTTTATGGGGAGAGTTTATTTTTTGGCACTTATATGCAAGTAGAGTTATATTTTGATTATATATATAATGATACATTAAGATTTAGATTTACCCCTGTTCGTCATATATGTACTCATATAGGAGGGGATATACTTGGTGATGATAAACTTTATGATAGAAATACGGAAGAGTTTAGAGATTCTAGTATAGAGCTTATGAATTTTTCTCTTAACTATAAATATGGATATTTTAGTTTTTATGGTGGATTTTCTTTTGCCATGACAGGTTTCAATGAATCTAATTTTATCAATCTATTTAGTGTATATTATGGTACAGACTTTAGATATCCTTTGTGGGGTGAGATAAGTTTGATAACAGGTTTTTATTTGGGGCTTGATTATGATAGGATTAATACAGTTGAAAGAACAACAAATGGTTATAATATTTTAGATAGTTATGATAAATTATATCCTGCTATAGTTTTTGGAATTGGCGTTGAAATTTATAGATTTACTATAGGAGTAAAATATGAGTATATGCGTTCTAGACAACTATATGCTTATAGGAGCATGGAAAATAAATTAGGTGTTGAGGTTACATTGTTTTTTTAAGTATTATATATTTTAAATGGTAATAGAATAAACATTAGTTCATAATAAATAAGATTTACAAAAAATAGTTTCAAACTATAAATAAAGTTTCAAAAGTACAATTTTTTATTTTATTAATGTTTTGTATATTGATAAAAAATTAAAAGTTATCATTAAAAAATTAATGATATTAAAAAGTCTGCTTTAATATTTTAGGGCGGGCTTTTTTATTTTAACAAAGATTATTTTATCACGAGTTAAGCTAATCATCAAAACAAATTTCTAATATTACTAAATCTATTTACAACTAGTCTTTTTTGCAACTTTGACGAAGTCTGCTTTAGCATGGGCACAAAAAAGTTGATAAGATATTTTAAACACGCGTTGAATTCGCTATAAAAATAAAGCTAGTTAATAATTAAACATTTATTATAAATTTAAATTCTGCTTACCGCGTGCTGTTAAAGTTTATAAATTTAAAAAAACTTGGGCGGGCGTGTTTTTACTTGATAGGCAGTAAATATAAATAGGATGTTTTTTAAAATAAATTTATAATTTTAAAGGGTGGGGTTTATAAATAAATTTATAGCTTTAATAATTATCAACTTTTCCCGCCGCAAAAGTTGCAAAAGTGCAAATTTTTTACTCATTAAATGTTCATATATTAATAGAAAATTAAAGTCATAATAAAAAACAAAATTATAAATATAATTGACACTTGGGCGGGTGTGCTTTTACTTGATAGGCAGTAGGTATAAAAAATCTTTGTTGCAAAATAAAATTTATAATTAAAAAGGGCGGGGAGTGTGAATAAATTTTAAATTTTTTTAAGAAAACTATTATAAACACTTATATTCTATTGCTTTTTATTTTGTTGTAATATACAATATACGCGTAAAATTTGATATCAGATTTTTACCAAATTATAAAGATTGGAGAAAATCTATGATTCAATTATTACCTATTCTTCTTTTATCCGCATTTTTTATCGGATGCGGTCAACAGCCTTACACTAATTTAGAAAATACCCCAAAAGCTAAAAACGTTATAGTACTAATTGCAGACGGACAAAGCTCAGATGTAATCACATATTCAAGATGGTTTAAAGGCGGAGACTCATTGGCAATAGATGAGATGTTAAGCGGAGCTATGAGAACACATAATGCAGATTCTCCTATAGCAGATTCAGCACCTGCAGGTACAGCTTTAGCTACAGGCTATAAATCATCTTATCAGCAGTTTATAGGTGTTCTTCCAGATGAAGCCATACTTCCTAATTCATCAATACCTACTGAAGCAAGAGCACCTATAGCAAATGTGTTGGAGGCAGCAAAGCTTCTTGGCAAATCTACAGGAGTAATTTCAACTTCAGAAATTATGCATGCCACTCCTGCAGCTTTTTCTGCACATGACATCACTAGAAAAGATTATGATGATTTAAGTGAACAGCAAGTGTTTCAAGATATAGATGTTATATTAGGAGGAGGGTATAAGTTTTTTACTAAAGAGGCTAGAAAAGACGGAAAAGATTTAATATCAGAAATGACTAATTTAGGATATTCTATAATTAGAACTTCAGATGAATTAGATTCTTTTAGGGGTGATAAAGTTGTAGGACTTTTTGCTGATGCAGATTTAGCTTATGAAATAGACAGAGAAGAGACAACTCAGCCTTCATTAGCTCAAATGACTTCAAAGGCCATAGATATACTTTCTAAAAATAATAAAGGTTTCTTCTTGATTGTGGAGGCTTCAAAAGTGGATTGGGCAGCTCATGCTAATGACCCTGTTGGGTTGGTGTCTGATACTTTGGCTTATGTTGATGCTGTAAAGGCGGCATTAGATTTTGCTAAAAAAGATAACAATACTATGGTTATAGCAGTAACTGACCATGGAAACAGCGGTTTTACTATGGGTAATTATGACACTTCTTCAGACTATCACAAAAGAAAATTAGAAAGTTTTATAGAGCCTGTAAAAAAAGCTTCACGTTCTGCTGAGTATGTGGCAAGAAAAATAGAAGCTGGAGAAGATATAAGACTTGCTATGCAAAAATATTATGCTATAGATGATATGACAGAAGAAGAGGTTAATTCTCTTAGAGGAAAAACAGGCGATGATTTACATTATGCTATAGGGCCAATATTAGCAAAAAGGGCTTATTTAGGTTTCAGCACACATGGGCACACTGGAGAAGATGTTCCTCTATATACATATTTACCTAATAACAAAAGAATTATAGGAGTTATAGATAATACAGATATAGCTAAAAATGTTGCTTCTGCTATGGGAATAAATTTAGATGAAGCTACAAAAAAATTATTTATGAGTGAAGACGAAATAAAAAAAGCGGGTGTGGAATTAACATCAGAGGGAGATGTGCTTACTCTGTATATGGGTGATAAAACTTCTCAAATAATGAAAAATAGAAATATAATAATTGTAGATGGAGAGAAAAAAACTTTAGATGGTGTTGTGGTTTACAATGAATCTAAATGGTACTTTCCTTCTCAAGTGTTGGATATGTTAAAATAATATTATTTAAGGTTTTATAGGGCGTAAGCATTTTTTAGTGCTTACGCTTTTTTATTATATTTCATTATTTTTTAGCTTTTTCAT
This is a stretch of genomic DNA from Brachyspira sp. SAP_772. It encodes these proteins:
- a CDS encoding tetratricopeptide repeat protein, which translates into the protein MIKYNINNSSYSMPETIERFITIEMKKGKKDMYIVSFKNGTYKKALLDNESLKIKSDKSSVNDEEIKKIIQNSFFEHGTFIRLIKFKIDLVEEKIGKLSNLKKYTSNKQDETLRTQFHNGKYKKILNPYKMEAKDLYLYCYHHFIILDEIARLLNEGKSIEEIENLKKIEEESKEKISLAKEKQYAGNYEAALEDADKALELDNQSAEAHYIKGESNFNLKKFESALEDFGKAFELGYDEKSIYIFRGKCLYYLRRFKEAFNIFNEALKLNNEDSEIYCFIGICCYKFGSIEDALSNLNKAIELKTKNPEAFYYRACYYYSNNKYIDALDDLSEAIRLDNKYSNAYLKIAVIALNNNDEKYAIDNINNGFLYYSDDCQVIEELIDILFNDFDLHRVTLYHLLGVYGNHNESNIIYLLNKMILYFLKMSYLKNYTPLYNKDSNDLFSYNRSDYDIESNISDKIQEIIESLDEEVYEDHELLFNICRFYFVYYKEYNDKERFNNIKKYFDKALDLLENDKEKSLIYYYLGNIGFYQYIEAAEYIERALNLYSDNSIYKCSLLNIFQSIFPMPKKWREKIKEYLNTDNLSHKNYLCFVMEIFLYNRQYKIENMEDLKNIITSLHNDYRSVIDINIDIDYVNSNIKLFGGSNIIERHFIFSYEALFILSNEDCNTYNMKVKYLIESGKFFLRISKYDESIKCFSEASDNIECRIKDYEKLLKDIKSDEKYYHGVKHKYYVEILESLLKQLNDYKKEVIYYSAIIKYKDDKYDEALSLFQSIDNFQYSSIYISLLYYEIGDNEKYVESVDNIQEKDYIKSYLKYLYTNNNASKDESIHLIASFTKIAQFLLEDNLKEKSLKYYNWALIKCDEYIDKFTTNSIFYYMKGMIKYLIFELDINRVDILEEAFEYLKKGYKSEAQLERIFTEAIYKYGFIKNMYREKADNMLRECLYKEALEFYYKALYIKYEEEILMYIGICQCSLENYDEGLRLFSEALKVNEESYKGYIYLAKYQYNKYCKTNDNSLIESILYNIDIAYSKASDSDKNILDEIKQYYKYELNNSVSNTIEYVEMLCNIYRNLTEYYEKEKNIIMSVLFIDIDYLHKKIVSLCSNENLGNERFYFLAVIDSCFYSLTGEKRDNVINSLEKLFENYNGENYIKNNINSLKEIKGLPLYIICENILNRNFKEGLYEKTIKIADSITELIKLESINYSYNFKEYTAKCLYELGKYDEALNYFENSSRPSDIYKYLCHIRLNNFYDAQKIFINELIDFNEHWRDYDYIKEKLRGISNDGNKEQKEAVARFLKKTDTVI
- a CDS encoding MerR family transcriptional regulator, whose amino-acid sequence is MARRDENNNIDRNARRDINAFDVHYFIKNKKYALPEYSFILRSKKRLMSIGEFLNLLEENNIKNMSINLLREWDNKELLPAYRVTRGAIRTESRYYIMEHLDIVREIVKLKAYGLEIREIEKIIFENKSFEILFLSKLIKNKEAFTKMKYIVKNIKHIEDELVGSICNEVKNIFNINDDDFKETFNDKYLNSILNDYKNSDLNPDESSVLLLSLILLSLYNSYDNNFFDRKKFSKQFYSIISENKTNTSP
- a CDS encoding Bor/Iss family lipoprotein; amino-acid sequence: MKKFIVLMFVVALFATSCISQHRHIVGNGPQTGVKVERKQWYALWGLVPVGFVDTKELAGDAKDYEIYTRQNAGDFFLNLLTGIVTFQSRTVTVTK
- a CDS encoding alkaline phosphatase, which translates into the protein MIQLLPILLLSAFFIGCGQQPYTNLENTPKAKNVIVLIADGQSSDVITYSRWFKGGDSLAIDEMLSGAMRTHNADSPIADSAPAGTALATGYKSSYQQFIGVLPDEAILPNSSIPTEARAPIANVLEAAKLLGKSTGVISTSEIMHATPAAFSAHDITRKDYDDLSEQQVFQDIDVILGGGYKFFTKEARKDGKDLISEMTNLGYSIIRTSDELDSFRGDKVVGLFADADLAYEIDREETTQPSLAQMTSKAIDILSKNNKGFFLIVEASKVDWAAHANDPVGLVSDTLAYVDAVKAALDFAKKDNNTMVIAVTDHGNSGFTMGNYDTSSDYHKRKLESFIEPVKKASRSAEYVARKIEAGEDIRLAMQKYYAIDDMTEEEVNSLRGKTGDDLHYAIGPILAKRAYLGFSTHGHTGEDVPLYTYLPNNKRIIGVIDNTDIAKNVASAMGINLDEATKKLFMSEDEIKKAGVELTSEGDVLTLYMGDKTSQIMKNRNIIIVDGEKKTLDGVVVYNESKWYFPSQVLDMLK